Within the Echinicola sp. 20G genome, the region TCTTGAGTTCTTTGGTGGGCATGTCATCGATAGTCCCAAAACCCTGCTCCAACAAATACTTTTCAAAAGCCTCATCTGAAGGAGCAAGAACCGTTACAATTCCTTTGCCCTCTACCAAGCTTCGAAAACCAGCTTTATCTACAGCTGCTAAAAAAATAGAGAATTCCCCTCGATTTTCCAGTAACTCCCAGGCATTTCCCTTGAGCCATTCTGGACGTTCATAATGTTCTTCCCAGCCAACTTCTCTGCACGCAAATAGCAGCAAGCAAGCTGAAAAAAGGCAAGTAATCCTTTTGATCATCTTTACTTTGTTTAGGTTATTTAAATTGGGTTATTAATATTTAAGCTGTTTCCGTAAAGTGTCAAAAAAACACTTTATTAGGAGAAACATCCATTTAATAAAATATACTATCTTATATTAGCTCAGGGTAAAAATTATATTCGTAAGATATCATGGATAAAAAAGGCAACTGGTCTGTACTGACCTGTGCTGACACTACAGTACGGGTATGTTTGCATTATTCAAATATTTTATTTAATTATATTAGGTATTATCTTAACCCTAATACATATTATTTTTGCATAAAAATTACCTTGTTGATTATTTAAATCGGTTGCGGGCAAAAACATATTAACACCATTTCCCATGTATTAAAAACATTTACTTTCAGGACTAACGGTTGGTACCTATTATAGCTTAGGAATAGTTTTGAGTAATAATGATTTAGAAGGTAAATAACCCTATTATCAAGACGTTTATCAGAAAAAAATGAAAATAATTTACATAATTACGGTCTTAACTCTTGTAATTTCTTGTGGACAAATGACTACAGACACAAAAACAATAGAAGTTGAACCAACCAAATTAAATTTACCAGATACAACAATAAACTTCATGTGGAGGGACATGAAGTATGATTCGACACTAAATGATACATTTAGTTCAATTTTTTTGAATAATAACTATATTAATACTATGACCAATCTTGAAAAAGCTGCGATTGGATATGTTTCGACTTTTATTGGAAACGAGTGTTGGTGGGACGGAGCAGCAAATGACGACAGAAACAATTTGGACTGTAAAATAATCACTGCTCTTGGACTTGGTTACCAATGCTCAGAGAGTCACCTTGGATATTTAAAGAGATGGTTTTCAACTGACAAAAAAGTTTTATTGGAATTAAAAGAATCTAATTGCCCTACAGTTCCTTATACCTCGACTATTCAAAATACCTTCAACAAAATTGTAATTAGCACAAAAGAGAACTCGATTTCTGTTTATTATGAAGCGAGTAAGGTTAACTTGAGAGAACAAGAAAGTTGGGATTGGTCGGAGACAGTTTATTTCAGTGCAACAACTGAAAATTTGAAGTTGATTAAAAAAAATAAATCTGAAGTCAATCATGAAAAACTTGATATGACTGAAGAATAAAAGAAGGGGCAAAATGATAGCCCCTTTATTATTAGAAGTTAATGCCTCCTACTTTGCTAGAATCGAAATACTCTTCCCCATCACCCCTTTTGCTTTTACTTCCAGCAACAACTCTCCCTTATCTTCTCCGGCTTGAACAATTACAGTAAGTTCACCATTGAAAACTTTCATTTCAGGAAGATGGAACAGTTCCAGACTGGTTGGATCGCCATTGGCTACAGCTTTGAATTTTCCAGCTCCACTGACCTTAAAACTAACACTTCTTTGATCCTGAGGGCATAAGTTACCTTCCTTGTCTACTATCCTTACTCTCACAAAAGCCAGTTCCTTGCCATCTGCTTTAATGGTTTCCTGCTCTGGCACTAACTCAACATGATGAGGTTTGCCGGCAGTTCTGATAACTTTTTCCTTTAGTGGATTCCCCGAATCATCATAAGCAATGACCTTCACTTCTCCTGGTTCATATTCTACATCCATCCACATCAAGCGATAGCGTTCTTGAAGTGTTCCGTCCAAAGTTTTGCTTTTCTTTCCATAGCTTTTTCCATTGACAAAAAGCTCAGCTGTAGGATAATTGGTGTAAACAAATACTGGGGTAATCTCTCCCTCCCTTCCTTTCCAATTCCAATGGGGCAAAATATGTAATGTCTCTTCTTCCTTATTCCAAACACTTTTATAAAGGTAATAGCGGTCCTTCGGGATACCGGCCAAATCCACAATTCCAAACATGGAACTATGATTGGGCCAAGCATCCGTATCATAAGGAGTAGGCTCTCCTAAATAATCGAACCCTGTCCAAACAAATTGACCCAAAGTCCATCCAAAATCATCGGCTAAAGCAAAATCATCTTCTGGGAGATTGGACCAATAACAGTATTCCATATCATAAGAAGAAGATTGATGATCCTTATGAACTACCTGCGAAGCTTTCTCCAAAGGAAAATGATAAACGCCTCTTGAGCTTACTGTAGAGCCCGTCTCTGACCCTAGCACCAAACTGTGTGGCAGGCTTTCATATGCTTCCTGGTATCGATGGGTACGGTAATTTAAACCTGCTAAATCTATCATGGCAGCAAATCCATTTTCCAATACGCAAGAAACACGGTCCATTCCTGCCGTAACCAATCTCGACGGATCTTCTCTGTGACAAATATCCTGAAGAAACTTTGCTACTTTATATCCATCCGGACTGCATTGGGTGGGCACTTCGTTTCCGATACTCCACATCACCACACTCGGGTTGTTTCGGTAATGCCTCACCATATTCACAATATCCTTCTCTGCCCACTCCTCAAAATAGCGGTGATAACCATTTTTACTTTTCGCCACATCCCACTCATCAAAGGATTCCACCATCACCATCAGGCCCATCTCATCACAAAGTTCCACCAATTCAGGTGCAGGCATATTGTGTGAGGTTCTCACTGCATCCGCTCCCATGTCCTTTAAAATCTGTAATTGTCTTCTAATGGCTGATTTATTCACTGCCGCTCCCAAAGGCCCCAGGTCATGGTGCAAGTTGACTCCTTGGAACTTTCTGTGCTGCCCATTTAGAAAGAAACCTTTATCCGCTATAAATTTAATTTCCCTGATCCCAAAACGGGTAATATATTCATCGACTACCTTGTCTTCAATGTAAATGGTGGACTTGGCTGTATACAAACTTGGAGATTCTGGAGACCATAATTGAGGGCTTTCCACAGTTAAATATTGCTCCAAAGGCCTACCATGATTGATTTTTTGAATATTTTCTTTTGTCGTCACTTGCTTTCCTTCTTCATCAGCAATCTCAGTGATGATTTTAATACTTGTTCCCTCAGGTACATTTTCTAATTGCGTCTTGATGTTGACAGAAGCATATTCATGGGACACATAAGGTGTGGTAATGTAGCTGCCCCAAACGGGAACATGCACTTTTGGTGTTACTCGCACATGAACATTCCGGTAGAGTCCAGCACCGGGGTACCAACGGGAAGATTGTTCTTTATTTTCTAACCTTACAGCTAAGCTATTTTTCATTCCATCTTCCCGAAGAAAGGGGGTGATATCAAAATAGAAAGAATTATAGCCATAAGGCCAAAAACCTACTTTTTCACCATTGACAAATACCTGTGCCTCGCTCATGGCACCATCAAAAATCAGGTGCACTTTCTGCTGCTTTGGATCAAAACCATCTACATCAAAAGTATTCCTATACCAACCTACTCCCATATAAGGCAGCCCTCCTGTTCTTCCTGTCTTTTTGGTGGGCACCTTTTCTCCATTTTGGGTTACAGCAACTATCTGCAAGTCATTTTCCTCTTCAAAAGGCCCATAAATAGCCCAATCGTGAGGAACCGTAACTTCTTGCCAATTTCTATCATCAAATTTTGGAAAACCAGCCTCCTCAAAATCTCCTTTAGAAAACTTCCAACCTTTTTCCAATGTCCAATCCTGTCTAGCTTTTTGGGCAAATATGCTACTTGTGATTAGCATCATGGCCAATAACAGTGTAATAGTATATCTCATTTACTTAATACTTTTTTAAATCGTATGAGCTAAAGTAAGGGACTTTTGGGAGATGCTTTAATATTTTTCAGGGTAATTTCGGGCTTTGTGCTGATCTGTGCTGTTTCCTGAGGTAACTTCTGATCAATCGCTGAGTATCTCTATTATCAGTTTTGGGTTGTATAATACTTTTAATATCTTTTTCCAAATCCTGGTCTCTATGGAAAAAACCAAAACCTCGATAAATCCCATTCTCTACCAAAACTACGCCTCTTTCATCTTCATTTCTTCCTTCTAAAATTATAATTTGGTCTTCACAAGGGAGACTTACATCCTCCAAGTATTGTTTGACTCGGCTATTATAAGTGTCCACCTCTTCCTTTTGAATGCAGGCTCCATTACAAGTTTTTAAGGCATATTGAAAACAGGATCCTTTGGTAGGATACAATCCATTGATTTTTTGACATAGACGGTATCGATCTGTTATTCTAAACAAATACTCCCTACCCTCTGATTTCGAAGAAAAAGACATTATTTCTCTGGAATCTTTCAATATTTTCTTCACCTTTAGCCCCCAATAACCGTTTTCATCCTCTTCCTGGTACAAGCCCCACATAAAAAGACTTCTTCGTTGGGCTCTATTGAAAATAGGGGTATACGCTTTGATCAGTTCCGATTCTCGAAGCAGTGCGATAAGCTCATTTCCGGTATTTTCATACCTAACAGAGACGATTTGGCTTTGGATCCTGATAGACTTCCTTGTGGTATCTGAAAAATGCTGGTAAAGTCGTTTTCTAATGTCATTACTCTTGCCAATATAGATAATTCGATCATGATCACCCATTAGAAAATAAACTCCAGTGATGCCTGAGGGAACCGTATCAATTATTTTTGAAAGGTTGTCTGGGAGCATTAGTATGTCCTAATTTGATTAATTGAACTAATTTAATTCACGCT harbors:
- the galB gene encoding beta-galactosidase GalB, whose translation is MRYTITLLLAMMLITSSIFAQKARQDWTLEKGWKFSKGDFEEAGFPKFDDRNWQEVTVPHDWAIYGPFEEENDLQIVAVTQNGEKVPTKKTGRTGGLPYMGVGWYRNTFDVDGFDPKQQKVHLIFDGAMSEAQVFVNGEKVGFWPYGYNSFYFDITPFLREDGMKNSLAVRLENKEQSSRWYPGAGLYRNVHVRVTPKVHVPVWGSYITTPYVSHEYASVNIKTQLENVPEGTSIKIITEIADEEGKQVTTKENIQKINHGRPLEQYLTVESPQLWSPESPSLYTAKSTIYIEDKVVDEYITRFGIREIKFIADKGFFLNGQHRKFQGVNLHHDLGPLGAAVNKSAIRRQLQILKDMGADAVRTSHNMPAPELVELCDEMGLMVMVESFDEWDVAKSKNGYHRYFEEWAEKDIVNMVRHYRNNPSVVMWSIGNEVPTQCSPDGYKVAKFLQDICHREDPSRLVTAGMDRVSCVLENGFAAMIDLAGLNYRTHRYQEAYESLPHSLVLGSETGSTVSSRGVYHFPLEKASQVVHKDHQSSSYDMEYCYWSNLPEDDFALADDFGWTLGQFVWTGFDYLGEPTPYDTDAWPNHSSMFGIVDLAGIPKDRYYLYKSVWNKEEETLHILPHWNWKGREGEITPVFVYTNYPTAELFVNGKSYGKKSKTLDGTLQERYRLMWMDVEYEPGEVKVIAYDDSGNPLKEKVIRTAGKPHHVELVPEQETIKADGKELAFVRVRIVDKEGNLCPQDQRSVSFKVSGAGKFKAVANGDPTSLELFHLPEMKVFNGELTVIVQAGEDKGELLLEVKAKGVMGKSISILAK
- a CDS encoding GIY-YIG nuclease family protein, yielding MLPDNLSKIIDTVPSGITGVYFLMGDHDRIIYIGKSNDIRKRLYQHFSDTTRKSIRIQSQIVSVRYENTGNELIALLRESELIKAYTPIFNRAQRRSLFMWGLYQEEDENGYWGLKVKKILKDSREIMSFSSKSEGREYLFRITDRYRLCQKINGLYPTKGSCFQYALKTCNGACIQKEEVDTYNSRVKQYLEDVSLPCEDQIIILEGRNEDERGVVLVENGIYRGFGFFHRDQDLEKDIKSIIQPKTDNRDTQRLIRSYLRKQHRSAQSPKLP